In Pedobacter sp. W3I1, one DNA window encodes the following:
- a CDS encoding FKBP-type peptidyl-prolyl cis-trans isomerase — protein sequence MKKGIIILAAATLGLAACNKEKKGAGGLLYTIHHSAGNEKIKEGDIVKMNFIQKNDKDSVLSSTFDSETPAVFPAQKKMYAGDMNDVLTLFGEGDSATFKVNLDTMALHSKQPKPEQFKNDKYITFTVKIEKVFKKKTGEADSTFNKRATEFFQADYKAASEKRKAAEPAKLKSYLEDTKLATKTTASGLHYIIEKPGSAEKPALGDTVLIDYTGRVTKKGKDGKYKIFDTSDEKLAKAENEFKPGKPYGPQKMPVGGTIPGFTEALQLIGKGGKIKVIIPSNLGYGEQGAPQVGIMPFSPIAFDLEIKDIIKGKPAAAAPVQMPAPVVKK from the coding sequence ATGAAAAAAGGAATTATTATTCTAGCAGCAGCCACCTTAGGTTTAGCGGCATGTAACAAAGAGAAAAAGGGAGCCGGTGGGTTATTGTATACCATTCACCACTCGGCAGGTAACGAGAAAATCAAAGAAGGCGATATCGTTAAAATGAATTTTATCCAGAAAAACGATAAGGATTCAGTTTTATCAAGCACTTTCGATAGCGAAACTCCTGCAGTATTTCCTGCTCAGAAAAAAATGTATGCTGGTGATATGAACGATGTTTTAACATTGTTTGGAGAAGGCGATAGCGCTACTTTTAAAGTAAACTTAGATACTATGGCACTTCATAGTAAACAACCTAAACCAGAGCAGTTTAAAAATGATAAATACATTACTTTTACGGTTAAAATTGAAAAAGTGTTCAAGAAAAAAACTGGCGAAGCTGATTCTACCTTTAATAAAAGAGCCACAGAGTTTTTCCAGGCTGATTACAAAGCTGCTTCAGAAAAAAGAAAAGCTGCTGAACCTGCAAAATTGAAAAGCTATTTAGAAGATACTAAATTAGCAACCAAAACTACTGCAAGTGGTTTACACTACATCATTGAAAAACCAGGTAGTGCAGAAAAACCTGCTTTAGGCGATACCGTACTAATTGATTATACTGGTAGAGTAACTAAAAAAGGTAAAGATGGTAAATACAAAATCTTCGATACAAGTGATGAGAAACTGGCTAAAGCAGAAAACGAATTTAAACCAGGTAAACCTTACGGCCCGCAAAAAATGCCAGTTGGCGGTACAATCCCAGGATTTACTGAAGCTTTACAGTTAATTGGTAAAGGTGGTAAAATTAAAGTGATTATCCCTTCTAACTTAGGTTACGGCGAGCAAGGCGCACCACAAGTGGGTATCATGCCGTTCAGTCCAATTGCTTTCGATTTAGAAATCAAAGATATTATCAAAGGAAAACCAGCTGCAGCAGCTCCAGTACAAATGCCTGCGCCGGTAGTTAAAAAATAA
- a CDS encoding aldehyde dehydrogenase family protein: protein MQIINPATAEIITSLAEDNSSTLQTKFDALKKAQPQWASKTLSERISVIIQFSDLLEIEIEELAAVLTSEVGKPLQQSRNEINGARARIKWMLANTEKYLADEVMVDEPGLKEVIKYEPLGVVCNISAWNYPYLVGLNVFIPALLSGNAVLYKPSEYATLTGIQIEKLLKKAGVPDNVFQIAVGAKETGAALLEMDFDGYFFTGSYKTGKLIYEKVASKMVPCQLELGGKDPLYIAEDVTDVTSAAIGTADGAFYNNGQSCCAVERIYVHEKNYNDYLNAFVTEVKSWKTGLPTTDGVYIGALTRKEQISVLENQVKDALSKGAKLLTGGKAIEGKGYYFEPTVLTDVTNDMLVMQEESFGPIIGIMKVKDDNEALNMMKDTAYGLTASVYTASQAKAEKILAQLDAGSGYWNCCDRVSAALPWSGRKHSGIGATLSHQGLRAFTKPKAYHLRG from the coding sequence TTCATCTACGCTTCAAACCAAATTTGATGCTTTAAAAAAGGCTCAACCTCAATGGGCGAGCAAAACCCTTAGCGAAAGAATTTCTGTTATTATCCAGTTTAGTGATTTACTGGAGATTGAAATAGAAGAACTGGCCGCTGTGCTAACCAGCGAAGTAGGCAAGCCATTGCAACAATCGCGCAATGAAATTAATGGCGCAAGAGCCCGTATCAAATGGATGTTGGCCAATACTGAAAAATACCTGGCAGATGAAGTGATGGTTGATGAGCCAGGCTTAAAAGAAGTAATTAAATATGAACCACTAGGTGTAGTGTGCAATATCTCTGCCTGGAATTATCCTTATCTTGTTGGGTTAAATGTTTTTATTCCGGCCTTATTAAGTGGCAATGCTGTGTTATATAAACCATCAGAATACGCCACTTTAACCGGAATACAGATTGAAAAACTATTAAAAAAAGCAGGGGTACCCGACAATGTTTTTCAAATTGCCGTTGGTGCAAAAGAAACTGGAGCAGCATTATTAGAAATGGACTTTGATGGTTATTTCTTCACCGGCTCCTACAAAACAGGGAAATTGATCTACGAAAAAGTGGCGTCAAAAATGGTTCCCTGCCAATTGGAATTAGGCGGAAAAGATCCATTGTACATAGCTGAAGATGTAACCGATGTTACCTCCGCTGCTATTGGCACAGCCGATGGTGCCTTTTACAATAATGGACAAAGTTGCTGCGCTGTAGAACGTATTTATGTACATGAGAAAAATTACAATGACTATTTGAATGCTTTCGTTACTGAGGTTAAAAGCTGGAAAACCGGCCTTCCCACAACCGATGGTGTGTACATTGGTGCATTAACACGAAAAGAACAGATTTCGGTATTAGAAAATCAGGTTAAAGATGCCTTAAGTAAAGGCGCAAAATTATTAACTGGTGGTAAAGCCATTGAGGGAAAAGGTTATTATTTTGAACCAACCGTTTTAACCGATGTTACTAACGATATGCTGGTGATGCAGGAAGAAAGTTTTGGACCGATTATCGGTATTATGAAGGTGAAAGATGATAATGAGGCCTTAAATATGATGAAAGATACCGCTTATGGATTAACCGCATCGGTTTATACCGCCAGCCAGGCAAAGGCTGAAAAAATATTGGCCCAGTTAGATGCTGGTTCGGGTTATTGGAATTGCTGCGACAGGGTAAGCGCAGCACTGCCCTGGAGCGGAAGAAAGCATTCGGGTATTGGCGCTACCTTATCCCATCAGGGATTAAGAGCCTTTACCAAACCAAAAGCGTATCATTTAAGGGGATAA
- a CDS encoding ACT domain-containing protein: protein MTGEKSLAKLLKTMKPVHNPGEFVFCRVEHPNTIDINLAICLFKEQEATTVVLKKEIADHLGLEYTFIASWITLTVHSSLEAVGLTAAFSVALAEKGISCNVIAGYYHDHIFVNVKDNGAAMNILEQLSK from the coding sequence ATGACGGGAGAGAAAAGTTTAGCAAAACTGCTAAAAACAATGAAACCAGTGCATAACCCTGGCGAATTTGTATTCTGTAGGGTTGAACATCCAAACACAATAGATATCAACCTGGCGATTTGTTTATTCAAAGAACAAGAAGCAACCACGGTGGTCTTAAAAAAAGAAATTGCAGATCATTTGGGTCTTGAATATACTTTTATCGCTTCTTGGATCACATTAACCGTACACTCTTCTTTAGAAGCCGTAGGTTTAACAGCAGCATTTTCAGTTGCCCTAGCCGAAAAAGGCATAAGCTGCAATGTAATCGCGGGCTATTATCACGACCATATATTTGTGAATGTGAAAGATAACGGGGCAGCGATGAATATTTTAGAACAACTCTCCAAATAA
- a CDS encoding FKBP-type peptidyl-prolyl cis-trans isomerase translates to MKKGTIILLAAALGLSACNKFEKGEGDMTYKIYKSDGKPKIQDGDYVKLNGVQTVETNTNPDSVMVNTYDNERPAFFAISKSMFKGDLASGLKLLGEGDSAVFKLNLDSMEKYSGQPKPKGLKSNIASFTIKIEKVLHKGKDPDSIFEAKKRLFFESEYKALNEKNKVVEPAKIAKYVAENDLKVTTAPSGLQYVIYAPGNSERATLTDTVLMDYTGQFTNKKSNGTLNVFDTSNAKIAKEAGIFSESVQYVPRSLPLGQLPQGVIQGIQLIGVGGKIKMILPSKLGFGENGGGPINPFTPLVFDVELKGIIKPGVTTPLAK, encoded by the coding sequence ATGAAAAAGGGAACTATTATACTCTTGGCAGCGGCATTAGGCCTGTCTGCCTGTAACAAATTCGAAAAGGGTGAAGGAGATATGACTTACAAGATCTATAAAAGTGATGGTAAGCCGAAAATTCAGGATGGCGATTATGTAAAGTTAAACGGTGTTCAAACGGTAGAAACCAATACCAACCCCGATTCGGTAATGGTAAATACCTATGATAATGAACGTCCGGCTTTCTTTGCCATTAGCAAATCGATGTTTAAAGGCGATTTAGCCTCTGGTTTAAAATTGCTTGGTGAAGGAGATAGCGCTGTTTTTAAGTTGAACCTGGATTCGATGGAGAAATATTCAGGTCAGCCTAAACCAAAAGGATTAAAATCAAATATTGCTTCTTTCACCATTAAAATTGAGAAAGTGTTGCATAAAGGGAAAGATCCCGATTCTATTTTCGAAGCGAAGAAACGTCTTTTTTTTGAATCGGAATACAAAGCACTAAATGAAAAAAATAAAGTAGTAGAACCTGCTAAAATTGCAAAATACGTTGCCGAGAATGATTTAAAGGTAACTACAGCGCCATCTGGACTGCAGTATGTAATTTATGCCCCAGGCAACTCAGAAAGAGCAACTTTAACCGATACGGTATTAATGGACTACACAGGCCAGTTTACCAATAAAAAATCGAATGGAACATTGAATGTTTTTGATACTTCAAATGCTAAAATTGCAAAAGAGGCTGGAATTTTCTCTGAAAGCGTTCAATATGTACCGCGCAGCTTACCATTAGGCCAATTGCCACAAGGGGTTATTCAGGGAATTCAGCTGATTGGCGTTGGTGGTAAGATTAAAATGATTTTGCCATCGAAACTGGGTTTCGGCGAAAACGGAGGTGGACCAATTAATCCATTTACACCCTTGGTTTTTGATGTAGAACTGAAAGGTATTATTAAGCCTGGCGTAACAACGCCCTTGGCTAAATAG
- a CDS encoding beta-N-acetylhexosaminidase, giving the protein MKKLFLIISCCFFAANTFAQSIVTETEIGDSESAVVQTPIAIIPEPVSLMKKAGTFTLPENVTIQTVKSGELKQSITYLSDRISMATGKFVSTVSNSSHPTIKLILNTQEDTQLGKEGYRLNVNPTQVVITANQPAGIFYGVQSLLQLFPAEIESKELVNDIKWKAPCVDVVDYPKLGWRGLMFDVARHFFTKQEVKQFIDDMVRYKFNLLHLHLADDEGWRIEIKGLPKLTEVGAWSVKKTGTFGDFTPPTPDEPRTYGGFYTQEDIKELVQYAQDRFVNILPEIDVPGHSLAIIASYPELSCTPDAVNYKVRSGEKIMDWSRGAPPTALLDNTLCPANEKVYVFLDSVLTQVAKLFPFEYIHMGGDEAPHNFWEKNDQVKALMQREGLKTIPQVQAYFEKRVEQIVISKGKKFMGWDEILEGGVSPTAAVMSWRGMKYGIQAANEKHNVVMSPTDFAYLDYMQADPITEPKVYASLRLNKAYQFNPIPAGVNAQYIIGAQANLWTEQVFTFRQVEYMLWPRAFAIAESIWSPIEKKNWTNFVDRTQQHFKRLDLAEIKYSPAIYDPIFTVKRSADKQLMIELTPEIDGLDIYYSFDNSTPDRFYPKYTAALQVPKDASMLRVITYRGKQPIGRLISMPVADLQKRAR; this is encoded by the coding sequence ATGAAAAAATTATTCCTGATTATCTCCTGCTGTTTTTTTGCAGCCAATACCTTCGCTCAATCTATTGTTACAGAAACTGAAATCGGCGATTCCGAAAGCGCAGTTGTGCAAACACCCATTGCCATCATCCCCGAGCCTGTATCCTTAATGAAAAAGGCAGGTACTTTTACCTTGCCAGAAAATGTAACCATCCAGACTGTTAAGAGTGGAGAATTAAAACAATCTATCACTTACCTTTCTGATCGGATTAGCATGGCAACAGGTAAATTTGTAAGCACCGTAAGTAATTCAAGTCACCCAACTATTAAACTGATCTTAAACACCCAGGAAGATACTCAACTAGGTAAAGAAGGTTACAGACTAAATGTTAATCCCACTCAGGTTGTAATTACAGCTAACCAGCCTGCAGGGATTTTTTATGGCGTTCAGTCATTGCTTCAACTTTTCCCAGCCGAAATAGAAAGCAAGGAACTGGTAAATGATATTAAATGGAAGGCACCTTGTGTTGATGTGGTAGATTATCCGAAATTAGGATGGAGAGGTTTAATGTTTGATGTAGCCCGTCATTTTTTTACTAAGCAAGAAGTAAAGCAGTTTATTGACGATATGGTCCGTTATAAATTCAATCTGTTGCATTTACATCTCGCAGATGATGAAGGCTGGAGAATCGAAATTAAAGGCTTGCCTAAATTAACCGAAGTAGGTGCATGGAGTGTTAAAAAAACTGGGACTTTTGGCGATTTTACCCCGCCTACTCCTGATGAACCCCGTACTTATGGGGGTTTTTATACACAAGAAGATATTAAAGAACTTGTGCAGTATGCACAGGACCGCTTTGTAAACATATTACCAGAAATCGATGTTCCGGGGCATAGTTTAGCTATTATCGCTTCTTACCCTGAATTATCCTGCACACCCGATGCGGTTAATTATAAAGTACGCTCAGGCGAAAAAATTATGGATTGGAGCCGTGGTGCCCCGCCAACAGCTTTGCTTGATAATACGCTTTGCCCGGCAAACGAGAAAGTTTATGTCTTTTTAGATTCGGTACTTACCCAGGTAGCGAAACTTTTTCCTTTCGAGTACATCCACATGGGTGGCGACGAAGCCCCTCATAATTTCTGGGAAAAGAACGATCAGGTTAAAGCTTTAATGCAACGCGAAGGTTTAAAAACCATTCCTCAGGTGCAGGCCTATTTTGAAAAACGTGTTGAACAAATCGTGATTTCGAAAGGTAAAAAGTTTATGGGTTGGGACGAAATTCTTGAGGGTGGTGTATCGCCAACCGCAGCCGTAATGAGCTGGAGAGGAATGAAATATGGCATCCAGGCAGCTAACGAAAAACACAATGTGGTAATGAGTCCGACTGATTTCGCCTACTTGGATTATATGCAGGCTGACCCCATCACCGAACCTAAAGTTTACGCATCGCTAAGATTAAATAAAGCCTATCAGTTTAACCCGATACCTGCAGGCGTAAATGCGCAATATATTATCGGTGCACAGGCCAACCTTTGGACAGAACAGGTATTTACTTTTCGCCAGGTAGAATATATGCTTTGGCCACGTGCGTTTGCCATTGCAGAATCGATCTGGAGTCCCATTGAAAAGAAAAACTGGACAAATTTTGTTGACCGTACACAACAACACTTCAAACGGTTAGATTTAGCAGAGATTAAATACTCACCTGCTATTTACGATCCGATTTTTACGGTAAAACGCAGTGCTGATAAACAGTTAATGATCGAATTAACTCCAGAAATAGATGGTTTGGATATCTACTATAGCTTCGACAACTCTACTCCTGATCGCTTTTACCCGAAATACACAGCCGCACTACAGGTACCAAAAGATGCCAGTATGTTACGTGTAATTACTTATCGTGGGAAACAACCGATTGGAAGATTGATCAGTATGCCTGTTGCTGACCTGCAGAAAAGAGCAAGATAA
- a CDS encoding CYTH domain-containing protein, which translates to MGKEIERKFLIDQQKWNNLSKPEGKLFRQGYLLTDKDKTIRVRATATKGFLTIKGQTIGATRMEYEYEIPG; encoded by the coding sequence ATGGGTAAAGAAATAGAACGTAAGTTTTTGATCGATCAGCAAAAGTGGAATAACCTGAGCAAACCGGAAGGAAAACTTTTTAGACAAGGTTATTTACTTACAGACAAAGATAAAACCATACGTGTAAGAGCAACAGCAACCAAAGGCTTTTTAACCATAAAAGGTCAAACGATTGGTGCCACACGGATGGAGTACGAATATGAAATCCCGGGTTGA
- a CDS encoding STAS/SEC14 domain-containing protein, whose protein sequence is MRNDSDNQLIEGEIADYLLTDDGILISYSKSILRTVENISANVALVKEITNNKRVPLLIYLKNSPVPDKETRKFSTKQLPQIYTAMAMVSKPGLAQLIMKILFKFQNPPIPIKSFTDDEKARAWLRQFL, encoded by the coding sequence ATGAGAAACGACAGCGATAATCAACTTATTGAAGGCGAAATTGCCGATTATTTATTAACTGATGATGGGATCCTGATTTCTTACAGTAAAAGCATTTTACGTACGGTAGAAAATATTTCGGCCAATGTTGCACTGGTGAAGGAAATCACCAATAACAAGAGGGTTCCATTGTTAATTTACTTAAAAAATTCCCCTGTTCCGGACAAAGAAACACGAAAATTTTCTACAAAGCAGCTACCTCAAATTTATACGGCTATGGCAATGGTTTCGAAACCTGGCTTAGCTCAATTGATTATGAAGATCCTGTTTAAGTTTCAAAACCCTCCTATCCCAATTAAATCATTTACTGATGATGAAAAAGCCAGGGCATGGTTAAGGCAATTTTTGTAA